In Streptomyces sp. NBC_00414, a single window of DNA contains:
- a CDS encoding ABC transporter permease encodes MSAATVIDKPAALGTDDDPHVGIRAHLRHISALVRRNVLWIRQDPESMFDVILMPIVFTLLFVFVFGGAIAGKGNQDEYVNYVVPGLMAMMGMNIAMGVGTGFNQDFQTGVMDRFRSLPISRASVLIAKIMVEIGRLLLATAILLVVGFLLGLSVSNVPGLFAAIGLALVFGSSIMWIFLTMGVVMKNAQAIQGMGFLVLMPLQFGSSIFSPPSTMPGWLQTFTDYNPLSSLADAARGLMNGGQPVAHDVMITLVWSLVITVVMAPVAIHKYRTKN; translated from the coding sequence ATGAGCGCCGCCACCGTCATCGACAAGCCCGCGGCGCTCGGCACCGACGACGATCCGCATGTCGGAATACGCGCCCATCTGCGGCACATCAGCGCCCTGGTCCGTCGCAACGTGCTGTGGATCCGCCAGGACCCGGAGTCGATGTTCGACGTCATCCTGATGCCGATCGTGTTCACGCTGCTCTTCGTGTTCGTCTTCGGCGGCGCGATCGCCGGCAAGGGCAATCAGGACGAGTACGTCAACTACGTCGTCCCCGGCCTCATGGCGATGATGGGCATGAACATCGCCATGGGGGTGGGCACCGGGTTCAACCAGGACTTCCAGACGGGGGTCATGGACCGCTTCCGGTCCCTGCCGATCTCCCGCGCGTCGGTCCTGATCGCCAAGATCATGGTCGAGATCGGCCGGCTGCTGCTCGCCACGGCGATCCTGCTCGTGGTCGGTTTCCTGCTCGGTCTGTCCGTGTCGAACGTTCCCGGCCTGTTCGCCGCCATCGGGCTGGCCCTGGTCTTCGGCTCGTCCATCATGTGGATCTTTCTGACCATGGGCGTGGTGATGAAGAACGCCCAGGCCATCCAAGGAATGGGGTTCCTCGTGCTGATGCCCCTGCAGTTCGGGTCGTCGATCTTCTCGCCGCCGTCCACCATGCCGGGCTGGCTGCAGACGTTCACCGACTACAACCCGCTGTCGTCCCTCGCGGACGCGGCCCGGGGTCTGATGAACGGCGGCCAGCCGGTCGCCCACGACGTCATGATCACTCTGGTCTGGTCGCTCGTCATCACCGTGGTGATGGCCCCGGTGGCGATCCACAAGTACCGCACCAAGAACTGA
- a CDS encoding ATP-binding cassette domain-containing protein: MTLIDNKPRQDDGGRPDAVTVRGLVKHYGETKALDGVDLDVREGTVRGVLGPNGAGKTTLVRILSTLLIPDSGRATVAGFDVLRQPRRLRRVIGLTGQYASVDEKLSGRENLYLIGRLLDLPRKDARARADELLERFSLTEAGRRPASTYSGGMRRRLDLAASMIGSPDVLFLDEPTTGLDPRTRKEVWTEVKRMVGDGVTVLLTTQYMEEAEQLANELTVIDRGKVIANGGIDELKAKVGGRTLRIRPADPLELRPTAGALDEFGLTGPGSATVDIATGTVLVPILSDEQLTAVVGALTARGITLAGLSTELPSLDEVFLSLTGHRASEPADPGDPRDTSADRSHESYEEAAV, encoded by the coding sequence ATGACGCTAATCGACAACAAGCCCCGGCAGGACGACGGAGGCCGCCCCGACGCCGTCACCGTGCGGGGACTGGTCAAGCACTACGGCGAGACCAAGGCACTGGACGGCGTGGACCTGGACGTGCGCGAGGGCACGGTCCGCGGCGTGCTCGGCCCGAACGGCGCGGGCAAGACGACCCTCGTACGCATCCTTTCCACCCTTCTGATCCCGGACTCCGGCCGGGCGACGGTCGCCGGCTTCGACGTCCTGCGCCAGCCCCGCCGGCTGCGCCGGGTGATAGGCCTCACCGGCCAGTACGCCTCCGTGGACGAGAAGCTCTCCGGGCGGGAGAACCTCTATCTGATCGGCCGGCTCCTCGACCTGCCCCGCAAGGACGCCCGTGCCCGTGCGGACGAACTCCTTGAGCGCTTCTCGCTCACCGAGGCGGGCAGGCGCCCGGCGAGCACGTACTCCGGAGGAATGCGCCGCCGCCTCGACCTCGCCGCGTCCATGATCGGCAGTCCGGACGTCCTCTTCCTGGACGAGCCGACCACCGGCCTGGACCCGCGTACGCGGAAAGAGGTGTGGACAGAGGTCAAGCGCATGGTCGGTGACGGTGTCACCGTGCTGCTCACCACCCAGTACATGGAGGAGGCCGAGCAGCTCGCGAACGAGCTCACGGTCATCGACCGCGGCAAGGTCATCGCGAACGGCGGCATCGACGAGCTGAAGGCGAAGGTCGGCGGCCGCACCCTGCGCATCCGCCCGGCCGACCCGCTGGAGCTGCGCCCCACGGCCGGCGCACTCGACGAGTTCGGCCTCACGGGCCCGGGGAGCGCCACGGTGGACATCGCCACCGGCACGGTCCTCGTCCCGATCCTCAGCGACGAGCAGCTGACCGCGGTGGTCGGCGCGCTCACCGCCCGGGGCATCACCCTGGCCGGTCTCAGCACCGAACTGCCCAGCCTGGACGAGGTGTTCCTCTCCCTCACCGGCCACCGGGCATCCGAACCGGCCGATCCGGGCGACCCGCGGGACACCTCGGCCGACCGCTCCCACGAGTCCTACGAGGAGGCCGCCGTATGA
- the panB gene encoding 3-methyl-2-oxobutanoate hydroxymethyltransferase — protein sequence MTQFSAAQKTTDSSSKALYGGKGTRRITVRDITVAKERGEKWPMLTAYDAMTASVFDEAGIPVMLVGDSAGNCHLGYETTVPVTLDEMTMLSAAVVRGTSRALIVGDLPFGSYQEGPVQALRSAMRLVKDAGVGAVKLEGGERSHEQIKLLVESGIPVMAHIGLTPQSVNSMGYRVQGRGEEAAQQLLRDAKAVQDAGAFAVVLELVPAELAAEVTRVLHIPTVGIGAGPETDAQVLVWTDMLGLTGGKMPRFVKQYADLRQVMGDAAKAFADDVVGGTFPLEEHSVH from the coding sequence ATGACGCAGTTCTCGGCTGCCCAGAAGACCACCGACAGCAGCAGCAAGGCGCTGTACGGAGGCAAGGGCACACGCCGTATCACTGTCCGCGACATCACGGTGGCCAAGGAGCGCGGCGAGAAGTGGCCGATGCTCACCGCGTACGACGCGATGACCGCGTCCGTCTTCGACGAGGCCGGTATCCCGGTCATGCTCGTCGGCGACTCGGCGGGCAACTGTCACCTGGGCTACGAGACCACCGTGCCCGTCACGCTGGACGAGATGACCATGCTGTCCGCCGCCGTCGTACGAGGCACCTCGCGCGCCCTCATCGTGGGCGACCTGCCGTTCGGGTCGTACCAGGAGGGGCCGGTGCAGGCGCTGCGGTCGGCCATGCGGCTGGTGAAGGACGCCGGGGTCGGGGCCGTGAAGCTGGAGGGCGGTGAGCGCTCGCACGAGCAGATCAAGCTTCTCGTGGAGTCGGGTATCCCGGTGATGGCGCACATCGGGCTCACGCCGCAGTCCGTGAACTCCATGGGGTACCGCGTCCAGGGGCGTGGCGAGGAGGCCGCTCAGCAGTTGCTGCGTGACGCCAAGGCCGTGCAGGACGCGGGCGCCTTCGCCGTCGTGCTGGAGCTTGTGCCGGCCGAGCTGGCCGCGGAGGTGACGCGCGTGCTGCACATTCCCACCGTCGGGATCGGGGCCGGGCCCGAGACGGACGCGCAGGTTCTCGTGTGGACCGACATGCTCGGGCTCACGGGGGGCAAGATGCCGCGGTTCGTGAAGCAGTACGCCGATCTTCGTCAGGTCATGGGGGACGCGGCGAAGGCGTTCGCCGATGATGTTGTCGGCGGAACGTTCCCTCTGGAGGAGCACTCCGTCCACTAG
- a CDS encoding MFS transporter, which produces MTTPADTASRIPEAVHRRRWAILGVLMLSLLIVVLDNSILNVAIKTISTPAPTGLGATQSELEWAINSYTLVFAGLLFSAGLLGDRLGRKKVLLGGLLVFGIGSALAASSGSPVELISFRAVMGLGAAFVMPATLAVLMNVFERDEQPKAIGIWAGGVGLAIAIGPITGGVLLDHFWWGSVFLINVPIVIVALGLMIWLVPDSRDPKPGRIDPVGVVLSVIGLVLLVYGIIKGGQLADFTDVKVLATIGAGLAVLVGFVVHEKRSDHPSIDIDYFRNKVFSAAISAIALVFFALMGVTFFSVFYTQSVRGYSPLQTGLLMLPLAVAQLVFAPRARLVVDRFGNRATTTAGMLTIAAMLAAFAALEADTPIWILEVIFFLMGAGMAHIMTPTSVVIMQALPREKAGSASALSNTFRQVGGALGIAVLGSVLSAAYRSGIEDKLPPAARHEAGESIEATLGFAAKLGPKGDALIAPANDAFLHAMHVTALCGAGVAVVGALVVYLFLPGRTPTSTEKGPELVGADH; this is translated from the coding sequence ATGACAACTCCTGCCGACACCGCCTCCCGGATACCGGAGGCCGTGCACCGACGACGCTGGGCGATCCTCGGCGTCCTGATGCTGAGCCTGCTGATCGTCGTTCTCGACAACTCGATCCTGAACGTCGCGATCAAGACCATCTCGACGCCCGCCCCGACCGGCCTGGGAGCCACCCAGAGCGAGCTGGAATGGGCCATCAACTCGTACACCCTGGTCTTCGCCGGCCTGCTCTTCTCCGCCGGTCTCCTCGGTGACCGGCTCGGGCGCAAGAAGGTCCTCCTCGGCGGCCTCCTCGTCTTCGGGATCGGCTCGGCGCTCGCCGCCTCCTCCGGTTCCCCGGTGGAGCTGATCTCGTTCCGCGCGGTGATGGGCCTCGGTGCCGCCTTCGTGATGCCGGCCACGCTCGCCGTCCTCATGAACGTCTTCGAGCGCGACGAGCAGCCCAAGGCCATCGGCATCTGGGCGGGCGGTGTCGGCCTCGCCATCGCGATCGGCCCGATCACCGGAGGGGTCCTGCTCGACCACTTCTGGTGGGGCTCCGTCTTCCTGATCAACGTGCCGATCGTGATCGTGGCGCTCGGCCTGATGATCTGGCTCGTCCCCGACTCCCGCGACCCCAAGCCCGGCCGCATCGACCCGGTGGGCGTGGTGCTGTCCGTCATCGGCCTCGTCCTGCTGGTCTACGGCATCATCAAGGGCGGCCAGCTCGCCGACTTCACGGACGTCAAGGTCCTCGCGACCATCGGCGCCGGACTCGCCGTACTCGTCGGCTTCGTCGTGCACGAGAAGCGCAGCGACCACCCGTCGATCGACATCGACTACTTCAGGAACAAGGTCTTCTCCGCGGCGATCTCCGCCATCGCGCTGGTCTTCTTCGCGCTGATGGGCGTGACCTTCTTCTCCGTCTTCTACACCCAGAGCGTGCGCGGTTACTCGCCTCTGCAGACGGGTCTGCTGATGCTGCCGCTGGCCGTCGCGCAGCTCGTCTTCGCGCCGCGTGCCCGGCTGGTCGTGGACCGCTTCGGCAACCGGGCCACCACCACCGCGGGCATGCTCACCATCGCCGCCATGCTGGCCGCGTTCGCCGCGCTGGAGGCGGACACGCCCATCTGGATCCTGGAAGTCATCTTCTTCCTGATGGGCGCGGGCATGGCGCACATCATGACGCCGACCAGTGTCGTGATCATGCAGGCACTGCCCCGTGAGAAGGCGGGTTCGGCCTCCGCGCTCAGCAACACCTTCCGCCAGGTCGGCGGCGCGCTCGGCATCGCCGTACTCGGCTCGGTCCTCTCCGCCGCGTACCGCTCGGGCATCGAGGACAAGCTGCCCCCGGCCGCCCGGCACGAGGCGGGCGAGTCCATCGAGGCGACCCTCGGCTTCGCCGCGAAACTCGGCCCGAAGGGCGACGCCCTGATCGCCCCGGCCAACGACGCCTTCCTGCACGCGATGCACGTAACGGCCCTGTGCGGCGCGGGAGTCGCCGTCGTGGGCGCCCTGGTCGTCTACCTGTTCCTGCCGGGCCGCACCCCGACCTCGACCGAAAAGGGACCTGAACTGGTGGGCGCCGACCACTGA